A stretch of Endozoicomonas sp. SCSIO W0465 DNA encodes these proteins:
- a CDS encoding JAB domain-containing protein produces MNWNDFSSTPMFQQGDDQEQERLREQYWRHYLKPQIPEGFHQEARSLFDQHTRRRGNPESSYAGDLWEALWHGGYAGAADLVSGASRLVGGDGHNAASDWLREKSEEQLDNMSPSSVEAMQGFGIERKGEGRFGLTEGSTAAGFGLQFASGLGSLAPSMIPGGVASKGLAALGAKGLQATGTAAGVKGLADARRVQGYANAIDKASHAIGYGATGGLMIGGAGAEDAKSQIMALGYEQLKDLPRFQELYQQTYEQAGGGDTRQPFEQAKALLAEEAAQAAFAPAAGVGALSMGLAGPAMENLILKNAGTRGLNAAKGFLTEGAQEFGEGVGQQMAANYGQQQVGRDVGLTDGALEQGLSGAIVGGPVGGLVGAAGRTRNPQAASILQNQLNDLMSQHQTLQDQMQEPYADQTMLAEQLRQNSLAIAGLESQLHDLGETQPPEQPQAQAEPEPVIDPAFEGQDFSQYDQPAWQRNGPGNPAEAARFGKRFLDSAEPVNNMEQPSQWQGRTVGQEGQSPRNSLMDTRKVGKPEQKAQQPAPQGNHWKNRSVSRPEDRKRQQSAEPRQQALPYHPPADFTGNRYGNVAADPEIAQQDSQQHRSAQNNKAPNQHPGSPEYTGNPDQDLASYTERMNSLNRLFRSFNWQKGDDSKKRRVRKLIENQRKLEMQARKSGRGVTPRNMKEALANLKAMVESGDGIRFEREVEAIENSQQQEGLRLTVQEKYGTPSGVKPVMGRSNEKVSTAERELDTQYVIYEASDLIASHSDTGKVNPDYPAELQPRDRSRQASEDQIRGIASKLNPKLLGANPLASAGAPIIGSDRVVESGNGRVAAIRKAYRNHREQSKAYREHLKQNAESFGLKPESVDNFKQPVLVRQRQGDLDTDQRIAFTKEANARDTASMSPAEKAKLDASRITEEDLNLFDTDDTGDLLHPNNDVFLARFADRLGVEAGELKTRQGDWNKQMRDRVESALFMKAYDDERLNSLFAEDDKPDLKNLIKSLAMAAPHFAKAKGIDQELGNYGVIESLVEASRILQDSRNRGQSVDEILDQRSLLDSFSPETEMFARWLDANLNKSRQVGQALIELARQIEQYLQKQSQADGDMFGTVEATLDDLIQQTNNQLEINYGEKSTPIKDPKQQKAKPVQTAEGSNRSSEPEERTGRPTESAREAKRDEVDDLLDAVDDGTLDSDEWTDDDFAGIEEDKTQYDPQDGGSATKRQAPEGHRKRDWYNSRNAPHYSVPGIKSLGGAERAAIKRYLDNRADKPEVISRLKKLADTPWARKTVQSMLIRQTIDDLVAGREVDYQSLLSQKDNASILKALKDHGEPGLWRYLHTEDVMGHAGKPENSINGSFVDCMPSRDCASFCYATKGNYRFSNPIIKSEIVNWAVEKDPVRTARIAANDYKGTPEFYQNKALRLFDMGDGSMAWLPFIRTMNKEGIRLQIFSKNPEFLKQVPEMNWRALSVDNSNFALAAQHPELPLAVVFDGQQNGIDFVRANLDRILVILPIKHGQRVLGDKATLRRMLGLDAMKRVCPVDGGWKKIKHPTDPKKNFNCTSCDQYGGMGCFHGNVTRQVMKAATEAPHDKHLQRLKEEIENDPERFGGKASAAELLGNLGKIRSALRASADTRTEATDAGGQGQEAEGTIGVRQIDEGTGRYRVGVGEEGEIGERKRRPNKTDLKDSGQKDLFASPDLSVDERKQQIIENQHVLVKHVETGTIRAGTDIIHTYDDLAHFIAPIRKLAQEEMIAIVLDGNDKVVNIIKHSKGQKASASVSPWTLAGAVVATPDAKSVWFAHNHPSGDPEPSMSDVHITHSLNEVLDGSGVVNMGHAVVGTTGHAKIMDAEGTVLMGTVAPKRMARDKAFPITERRLRYNRPHINFSSPEAVRPFLDTISPNAVVLLDSKYNVTGVLPLSDSDLKTLRHPTKNPAAARVMTALDSTNSSSVILKSNGSPLAMKGTRNLINFFNRADRIQVLDHFTGRDSSYQSAAERGTPDLNERGSFYALRKDSNARGIQSGPLRLKLKPLEQKLGQSIHVLQSETELPSSLYQKVISDKAQGRVRGMFDPETGETYLIAANLDTTGEAVRTVLHELVGHKGVRGLLGKRLDTVLDEIHRDMNDRLKQALGKRYARQTEGKSEAEANRIIAEEYLAHLAEKDPKNGLLTKVVSMIRNALRRLFPNIKWTDADTVELLSAARGRLKRDGQRATPMDGGSPIKRRERDWGNRYSDSGIAPTFYSAVERSAAAVKSDKLPAQSWLNAIKKGNFVQDEEIQWLGLDLWLADKKGEKLSRAEVLEFIRQNEVRIDEDLSVDAFDEQELEERVYEKQQHFISERIGDYEHGYSLDELSHLLDDAREVLREDEYDFHYQELKQRFEQGELDDHEVDALVDDDGNLDESALHEEAQWQANNSVDTMDDKALVRDHISYSDKEDAAQEAWENDYESDVRSDLEAELRDESDVQYRNYAMQGGEEYSELILVLATATYSPQIRITRT; encoded by the coding sequence ATGAACTGGAACGATTTCAGCTCGACCCCGATGTTTCAGCAGGGGGACGATCAGGAACAGGAACGGCTGCGGGAGCAGTATTGGCGGCATTACCTCAAGCCCCAGATACCGGAAGGTTTCCACCAGGAAGCCCGTTCCCTGTTTGATCAGCATACCCGCCGCCGTGGTAACCCGGAGAGCAGCTATGCCGGTGACCTGTGGGAAGCCCTCTGGCATGGTGGTTATGCCGGTGCGGCTGACCTGGTATCCGGTGCGAGCCGACTGGTGGGCGGCGATGGTCATAATGCCGCCAGTGACTGGCTGCGGGAGAAGTCTGAAGAACAGCTCGACAATATGTCCCCGTCCAGTGTGGAGGCGATGCAGGGGTTTGGTATCGAGCGCAAAGGCGAAGGCCGGTTCGGGCTGACCGAGGGCAGTACCGCTGCCGGTTTTGGCCTCCAGTTTGCATCGGGGCTTGGCTCTCTGGCACCGTCCATGATACCCGGTGGTGTGGCCAGTAAAGGACTCGCAGCACTGGGGGCGAAAGGTCTGCAGGCAACCGGTACAGCGGCTGGTGTGAAAGGACTGGCCGATGCCCGCAGGGTTCAGGGTTATGCCAACGCCATCGACAAGGCCAGCCATGCCATTGGCTACGGGGCAACCGGTGGCCTGATGATTGGCGGGGCCGGTGCCGAGGACGCCAAAAGCCAGATCATGGCACTGGGCTATGAGCAACTGAAAGACCTGCCGAGGTTCCAGGAGCTCTACCAGCAGACCTACGAGCAGGCGGGAGGCGGCGATACCCGCCAGCCTTTTGAGCAGGCCAAAGCCCTGCTGGCCGAGGAAGCGGCACAGGCCGCCTTTGCCCCGGCTGCCGGGGTGGGGGCGCTCTCCATGGGGCTGGCGGGTCCGGCCATGGAGAACCTGATCCTGAAGAACGCCGGCACCCGTGGCCTGAATGCGGCCAAGGGGTTCCTGACCGAAGGGGCGCAGGAGTTCGGTGAAGGGGTTGGCCAGCAGATGGCGGCCAACTACGGCCAGCAGCAGGTGGGCAGGGATGTAGGACTGACTGATGGTGCGTTGGAGCAGGGACTGTCCGGTGCCATTGTTGGAGGTCCGGTGGGTGGACTGGTGGGCGCTGCCGGTCGAACCCGCAACCCGCAAGCGGCCAGTATCCTCCAGAACCAGCTCAATGACCTGATGAGCCAGCACCAGACCCTGCAAGACCAGATGCAGGAACCCTATGCTGACCAGACCATGCTGGCGGAGCAACTGCGGCAGAACTCGCTGGCCATTGCCGGACTGGAAAGCCAGCTCCATGATCTGGGGGAAACACAGCCGCCGGAACAACCGCAGGCACAGGCAGAACCGGAGCCAGTCATTGATCCCGCTTTTGAAGGGCAGGACTTCAGCCAGTATGACCAGCCAGCGTGGCAGCGTAATGGTCCGGGTAATCCGGCAGAGGCAGCACGGTTTGGCAAACGCTTTTTAGACAGTGCTGAGCCAGTTAATAACATGGAGCAGCCGAGCCAGTGGCAGGGCCGAACTGTCGGGCAAGAGGGCCAGTCCCCCCGGAACAGCCTGATGGATACCCGCAAAGTGGGTAAGCCTGAACAGAAAGCGCAACAGCCAGCACCGCAGGGTAATCATTGGAAGAACCGGTCTGTCAGCCGACCTGAAGACCGGAAACGGCAGCAGTCTGCCGAACCCCGCCAACAGGCTCTGCCCTATCACCCACCCGCCGACTTTACCGGCAACCGCTATGGCAATGTGGCTGCCGATCCTGAAATCGCACAGCAGGATAGCCAGCAGCACCGCAGCGCCCAGAACAATAAAGCCCCCAATCAGCACCCGGGCTCACCAGAGTATACCGGCAACCCCGATCAGGATCTTGCCAGCTACACCGAACGGATGAACAGCCTGAACCGGTTGTTCCGTTCCTTTAACTGGCAGAAAGGAGACGATAGCAAGAAGCGCCGGGTACGGAAGCTGATCGAGAATCAGCGAAAACTGGAAATGCAGGCGCGTAAAAGTGGCCGAGGCGTTACTCCCCGCAATATGAAAGAAGCCTTGGCCAACCTGAAGGCTATGGTAGAAAGCGGGGATGGCATCCGCTTTGAACGTGAAGTTGAAGCCATTGAAAACAGTCAACAGCAGGAAGGCTTACGGCTGACAGTACAGGAGAAATACGGCACGCCGTCTGGCGTCAAACCTGTGATGGGGCGCAGCAATGAAAAAGTATCCACAGCCGAACGTGAACTGGATACCCAATACGTCATCTATGAAGCCAGTGATCTGATCGCCAGCCACAGCGATACCGGTAAAGTAAACCCGGATTATCCGGCAGAGCTGCAACCAAGGGATCGTTCTCGCCAGGCCAGTGAAGACCAGATCAGGGGCATTGCCAGCAAACTGAACCCGAAACTGCTGGGAGCTAATCCGCTGGCCAGTGCCGGAGCACCGATTATTGGCAGTGATCGTGTGGTAGAAAGCGGCAATGGTCGTGTGGCTGCAATCCGCAAAGCCTACCGCAACCACCGGGAGCAATCGAAAGCCTACCGGGAACACCTGAAGCAAAACGCTGAATCCTTTGGCCTGAAGCCAGAGTCTGTGGATAACTTCAAACAGCCGGTACTGGTGCGCCAGCGTCAGGGCGACCTGGACACCGACCAGCGCATTGCCTTTACAAAGGAAGCCAACGCCCGTGATACCGCATCAATGTCCCCGGCAGAAAAAGCCAAGCTGGACGCCTCACGAATCACCGAAGAAGACCTGAACCTGTTCGATACCGATGACACCGGCGACCTTCTGCATCCAAACAATGACGTATTTCTTGCCCGCTTTGCTGATCGACTGGGAGTCGAAGCTGGAGAGCTGAAAACCCGTCAGGGCGACTGGAATAAACAGATGCGCGACCGTGTGGAGTCGGCGCTGTTTATGAAAGCCTACGACGACGAACGTCTGAACAGCCTGTTTGCCGAGGACGACAAGCCAGACTTGAAGAACCTGATTAAGTCCTTAGCCATGGCAGCGCCGCACTTTGCCAAGGCCAAGGGTATAGACCAGGAACTGGGCAACTATGGCGTTATTGAATCGCTGGTGGAAGCCAGTCGCATTTTGCAGGACAGCCGCAACCGTGGCCAGTCGGTGGATGAGATTCTGGATCAGCGCTCCCTGCTGGACAGCTTCAGCCCAGAAACGGAAATGTTCGCCCGTTGGCTCGATGCCAACCTGAACAAGTCGCGGCAGGTGGGGCAGGCCCTGATCGAGCTGGCGAGGCAGATTGAGCAGTACCTGCAAAAGCAATCACAAGCCGATGGGGATATGTTCGGCACCGTAGAGGCGACACTGGACGATCTGATTCAGCAGACCAACAACCAACTGGAGATAAACTATGGCGAAAAATCCACACCGATCAAAGACCCGAAGCAGCAGAAAGCCAAACCTGTTCAAACTGCTGAAGGAAGCAACCGAAGCAGTGAACCGGAAGAACGGACCGGAAGACCAACTGAATCTGCCAGAGAAGCCAAAAGGGACGAAGTAGACGACCTGCTGGATGCGGTGGACGATGGCACGCTCGATAGCGATGAGTGGACGGACGACGACTTTGCCGGGATTGAGGAAGACAAGACTCAATACGACCCCCAGGACGGGGGAAGTGCCACCAAGCGCCAGGCACCCGAAGGGCATAGAAAGCGCGACTGGTACAACAGCCGAAATGCGCCGCACTACTCGGTGCCTGGGATCAAGAGTCTGGGCGGTGCTGAACGGGCAGCCATCAAACGGTACCTTGATAACAGAGCTGATAAACCGGAAGTTATCTCAAGACTGAAGAAACTGGCTGATACACCCTGGGCAAGGAAGACCGTCCAGTCCATGCTGATCCGCCAGACCATCGATGATCTGGTGGCTGGGCGGGAGGTGGATTACCAGTCGCTGTTGTCCCAGAAAGATAACGCCTCGATCCTCAAAGCCCTGAAAGATCATGGCGAACCCGGACTCTGGCGTTACCTGCACACAGAGGATGTCATGGGGCATGCCGGAAAACCGGAGAACAGCATCAATGGCAGCTTTGTCGATTGTATGCCCAGCCGTGACTGTGCTTCCTTCTGTTATGCGACCAAAGGCAATTACCGGTTCAGTAATCCCATCATTAAATCAGAAATTGTGAACTGGGCGGTGGAGAAAGACCCGGTCAGAACCGCCCGGATTGCGGCCAACGATTACAAAGGCACTCCGGAGTTTTACCAGAACAAAGCCCTTCGCCTGTTTGATATGGGCGATGGCTCCATGGCATGGCTGCCCTTTATCCGAACCATGAACAAGGAGGGTATCCGGCTCCAGATCTTCAGCAAGAATCCGGAGTTCCTGAAGCAGGTGCCAGAGATGAACTGGCGGGCACTGTCGGTGGACAACAGCAACTTTGCACTGGCTGCTCAGCATCCTGAGCTGCCTCTGGCAGTGGTGTTTGACGGTCAGCAGAACGGCATCGACTTTGTCCGTGCCAACCTTGACCGGATACTGGTGATTCTGCCCATTAAACACGGTCAGCGAGTCCTGGGCGATAAAGCCACCCTGCGTCGTATGCTCGGGCTGGATGCCATGAAGCGGGTATGCCCTGTCGATGGTGGCTGGAAAAAGATCAAGCATCCCACAGATCCGAAGAAGAACTTTAACTGCACTTCCTGCGACCAATACGGCGGTATGGGTTGCTTCCACGGCAATGTCACCCGCCAGGTGATGAAAGCCGCCACGGAAGCCCCCCACGATAAACATCTGCAACGGCTGAAAGAGGAAATAGAGAATGACCCTGAACGATTCGGTGGCAAAGCGAGCGCGGCAGAGCTGCTTGGAAACCTGGGCAAAATCCGATCTGCGCTACGGGCATCTGCTGACACCCGAACAGAAGCAACAGATGCAGGCGGCCAGGGACAGGAAGCTGAAGGCACAATCGGCGTTCGACAAATTGATGAGGGAACCGGACGCTACCGAGTCGGAGTAGGCGAAGAAGGAGAAATAGGCGAGCGAAAACGTCGGCCCAACAAGACCGACCTGAAAGATTCCGGTCAGAAAGACCTGTTCGCCTCCCCAGACCTCTCCGTTGACGAACGGAAACAGCAGATCATCGAGAACCAGCATGTTCTGGTTAAGCACGTTGAAACGGGAACCATCAGAGCCGGCACCGACATCATTCACACCTACGACGACCTTGCCCACTTTATTGCCCCGATCCGCAAGCTGGCACAGGAGGAAATGATCGCCATTGTGCTTGATGGCAATGATAAGGTGGTCAATATCATCAAACACAGCAAGGGGCAGAAAGCCTCTGCTTCCGTATCCCCATGGACACTGGCCGGTGCTGTGGTTGCTACGCCCGATGCCAAAAGCGTCTGGTTTGCCCATAACCATCCCTCTGGTGATCCTGAGCCCAGTATGTCGGATGTGCATATTACCCACAGCCTGAATGAAGTGCTGGACGGCAGTGGCGTGGTGAATATGGGGCATGCCGTGGTGGGGACCACTGGCCATGCGAAAATCATGGATGCAGAAGGCACAGTGCTGATGGGAACCGTGGCTCCCAAACGCATGGCTCGTGATAAGGCCTTTCCCATTACCGAACGGCGGCTGCGCTATAACCGGCCGCACATCAATTTCAGCTCACCAGAAGCGGTTCGCCCTTTTCTGGACACCATCAGCCCTAATGCCGTGGTGCTGCTGGATAGCAAATACAATGTTACTGGCGTCCTGCCGTTGTCGGACAGCGATCTGAAAACCCTTCGGCACCCCACGAAAAATCCCGCAGCTGCCAGGGTTATGACGGCACTGGACAGCACCAATAGTTCGTCGGTCATCCTGAAAAGCAATGGCTCACCACTGGCCATGAAAGGCACCCGGAACCTGATCAACTTTTTCAATCGGGCCGACCGTATTCAGGTGCTGGATCACTTTACCGGCAGGGACAGCAGCTACCAGTCTGCCGCCGAAAGAGGAACCCCCGACCTGAACGAACGGGGTTCCTTCTACGCCCTGCGAAAAGACAGTAACGCCCGTGGTATCCAGTCCGGTCCGCTGCGTCTGAAGCTGAAGCCGCTGGAGCAGAAACTGGGGCAGTCCATCCACGTCCTGCAATCGGAAACCGAACTGCCCTCCAGCCTCTACCAGAAGGTGATCAGCGACAAGGCTCAGGGACGGGTGCGGGGTATGTTCGACCCGGAGACCGGCGAGACGTACCTGATCGCTGCCAATCTGGATACCACTGGGGAAGCGGTGCGCACTGTCCTCCATGAACTGGTGGGCCATAAAGGCGTCCGTGGCCTGCTGGGCAAGCGGCTCGATACCGTGCTGGATGAAATCCATCGGGATATGAACGACCGGCTGAAGCAGGCACTGGGCAAGCGGTACGCCCGGCAGACCGAAGGCAAGAGCGAGGCGGAAGCCAATCGGATCATTGCTGAGGAATACCTGGCGCACCTGGCGGAGAAAGACCCGAAGAACGGCCTGCTGACCAAAGTGGTCAGCATGATCCGCAATGCTTTGCGCCGGTTGTTCCCCAACATCAAATGGACGGATGCCGATACGGTGGAATTGCTGAGTGCTGCCCGTGGCAGGCTGAAACGTGATGGACAGAGGGCGACCCCCATGGATGGGGGAAGTCCCATCAAGCGCCGGGAGCGCGACTGGGGCAACCGCTACAGCGATTCAGGCATAGCCCCGACCTTCTACTCTGCTGTGGAGCGCAGTGCCGCTGCCGTGAAGTCGGACAAGCTGCCTGCCCAGAGCTGGCTCAATGCCATCAAGAAAGGCAACTTTGTGCAGGATGAGGAAATCCAGTGGCTCGGTCTTGACCTGTGGCTCGCTGACAAAAAGGGCGAGAAGCTGAGCAGGGCCGAGGTGCTGGAGTTTATCCGCCAGAATGAAGTGCGGATCGACGAAGACCTCAGTGTTGATGCGTTCGATGAACAGGAGCTGGAAGAGCGGGTCTATGAAAAGCAGCAGCACTTTATCAGCGAACGAATTGGCGATTACGAGCACGGCTATTCGCTGGATGAGCTGTCCCACCTGCTGGATGATGCGCGGGAGGTACTTCGGGAGGATGAGTACGACTTCCACTATCAGGAACTGAAACAGCGGTTTGAACAGGGCGAGCTGGATGACCATGAAGTGGACGCCCTGGTGGATGACGATGGCAATCTGGATGAATCTGCCCTGCACGAAGAAGCGCAATGGCAAGCCAATAACAGCGTCGACACTATGGACGACAAGGCGCTGGTACGGGATCACATCAGTTATTCCGATAAGGAAGATGCCGCGCAGGAGGCCTGGGAGAATGACTACGAGTCGGATGTGCGAAGTGACCTGGAAGCGGAGCTGCGGGATGAGTCCGACGTTCAGTACCGCAATTATGCCATGCAGGGCGGAGAGGAGTATTCTGAGCTGATATTGGTGCTGGCAACAGCCACGTATTCCCCGCAGATCCGAATCACAAGAACCTGA
- a CDS encoding LPD38 domain-containing protein, which yields MTTVAEDVENHFQQWVDAEAQLKTLRDERQSLFDTDKHRFYRQVPNAPLKESWPNLVMKRMIRHAAENGFDRIAWSSAAQQVERYPSLGQVVEQMKVSPQFTHEGRLTHVSLTIKNRNGSNRREHIAEERLDAYVGQRLGAKIREDSHSVYESLKEERSQWSTEQDNDDQQNRWFIRDTNGEALHSSDGSLLYYDSRDKADQDLDRMVFAEHSSDFTLENLDEVIGDSGARGMKEFYDKRLANYMKKYTKKWGAKLEPVEINFNGSQYPYDTKPDTVWSVTVTDKMKESVLKDGQPLFALKKDALKNKKQGKSQDKKLKPDDAPRYALKDLPDDVQSVINDIHGGITPKLWHDRLREWWEGKPLKEHIKRGLLHINQGVFTDAAIIEQQEKLLNDGKLMDATVSASKAVYLARNLDNVTDATFHKGTPMLKEGSIVIKPGSKGLFELLKPVTERDELAIWEVYEGSHRAQRIMEEDKAARVKGNQLLAQGQAMKDMLDATAPDEYQGGRSAWNRDRRQMEKDLKLGKALSQQNRENLYDQQRIDTIQNWVHTQPELAKRFKQVMDDYQQHNRDLLDFMEDAGTLDREQRKLFDTGDYIPFNRIHDLEYQEENQRFLRPKKGLGGQTSGIQRLKGGVEKIAPLEAMVRNTRSMLDAALKNIAQQRVIDNALQLGAVEKIESAITFTDDDVKAALQGIDVSTDLTPAQLRGWKSLMAKYETLKGTTSVSRGGKLETYAVDDPLLLASIHDIGPELHSGFMKLVGIPSQIVRRGVTAMPAYWFRNLIRDTLSTAVHIAPEVNGKVVGMNPLAGAIRGFRKSLDEDDSLWAMKMAGGSSSSGHYRSNYNNIRKKLSPTAQKRILSTPGKLIDFWDSIGARFEDSNRLHVFERVKEEGGSTAEAAYQSLDVMNFTRKGQWGIVRFLTQSIQFTNSLLQGVNRMWRGVKPGDELHWSAFSGEVLTRGLMYGFASWLLVRLFEDDDRYKELSTDEKVAYHHFWIGDGEDGHFRIPKPFEVGHIFATIPEFLWQGMMGHEDAKWTKDAMLTLGMAMFNLESTPIPQFIKPIWEVGENRDRFRNRDIVPMSLQHLKPEAQYDPYTSETLKELVQYLPEGAPEWMRSPKKLKHLLKGYFNAFATGTLAVTDEVTRHLTGDGEKPAWNKQDYPVVGSFFGDRIKGSTRYTNELYEMNKEVNAIASSIKHYQETGEAQRAKEMEQSASVKLKNKAGLNKASREISKLRREVRKVMEDRNMDRDTKRERLDRLNQKINQVATNAVKRYQK from the coding sequence TTGACCACGGTTGCAGAGGATGTAGAGAACCATTTCCAGCAGTGGGTGGATGCCGAAGCCCAGCTGAAAACACTGCGAGATGAACGACAATCACTGTTTGATACTGACAAGCACCGGTTCTACCGTCAGGTACCTAATGCGCCCCTGAAAGAGAGCTGGCCCAACCTGGTGATGAAACGGATGATTCGCCACGCGGCCGAAAACGGCTTTGACCGGATCGCCTGGAGCAGTGCGGCACAGCAGGTGGAACGGTATCCGAGTCTCGGGCAGGTGGTAGAGCAGATGAAGGTATCCCCCCAGTTTACCCACGAAGGCAGACTGACTCATGTCTCCTTAACGATCAAAAACCGGAACGGCAGCAACCGCAGAGAGCACATTGCGGAGGAGCGGCTGGACGCTTACGTGGGTCAGCGTCTAGGGGCAAAAATACGGGAGGACAGCCACTCCGTTTATGAATCCCTGAAAGAGGAGCGCAGCCAATGGTCCACTGAGCAGGATAACGACGATCAACAGAACCGCTGGTTTATCCGCGATACTAACGGTGAGGCATTGCATTCATCGGATGGCTCTCTGCTCTATTACGACTCACGGGATAAGGCTGATCAGGATCTTGACCGGATGGTCTTCGCCGAGCACAGCTCCGACTTTACTCTGGAGAACTTGGATGAGGTCATCGGTGATAGCGGCGCCAGGGGCATGAAAGAGTTCTACGACAAGCGCCTGGCCAACTACATGAAGAAGTACACCAAAAAGTGGGGAGCCAAACTGGAGCCCGTTGAGATTAACTTCAATGGCTCTCAATACCCTTACGACACCAAACCCGATACGGTGTGGTCGGTGACCGTTACCGACAAGATGAAAGAGTCTGTTCTGAAGGATGGCCAGCCCCTCTTTGCACTGAAAAAGGATGCCTTGAAGAACAAAAAACAGGGTAAGTCTCAGGATAAGAAACTCAAGCCAGATGATGCTCCCCGCTACGCTCTGAAAGACCTCCCCGACGATGTGCAGTCCGTGATCAACGACATCCACGGCGGCATTACCCCAAAGCTATGGCACGACCGGTTGCGGGAGTGGTGGGAGGGCAAACCGCTGAAAGAGCATATCAAGCGGGGATTGCTTCATATCAATCAGGGCGTATTCACCGATGCCGCCATTATCGAACAGCAGGAGAAGCTGCTGAACGATGGCAAGCTGATGGATGCAACGGTGTCTGCCAGCAAAGCGGTTTACCTGGCCCGCAATCTGGACAACGTGACCGATGCCACCTTTCATAAAGGCACCCCGATGCTGAAAGAGGGCAGCATTGTCATCAAGCCGGGCAGCAAAGGATTGTTTGAACTGCTGAAGCCAGTCACCGAGCGTGATGAGCTGGCCATCTGGGAGGTTTACGAAGGCAGCCACCGTGCGCAGCGAATTATGGAGGAAGACAAGGCGGCCAGGGTCAAAGGCAATCAGTTGCTGGCTCAGGGGCAGGCCATGAAAGATATGCTGGATGCCACGGCGCCGGATGAGTATCAGGGCGGTCGCTCGGCTTGGAATCGTGACCGCAGGCAGATGGAAAAAGACCTGAAGCTGGGCAAGGCACTGAGTCAGCAGAATAGGGAGAACCTGTACGATCAGCAACGGATCGACACCATTCAGAACTGGGTGCATACCCAGCCGGAACTGGCCAAGCGGTTCAAGCAGGTGATGGACGATTACCAGCAGCACAACCGTGACCTGCTGGACTTTATGGAAGACGCCGGCACCCTCGACCGGGAGCAGCGCAAGCTGTTTGATACCGGCGACTACATCCCGTTCAACCGGATACACGACCTGGAATACCAGGAAGAAAACCAGCGATTCCTACGGCCGAAAAAAGGACTCGGCGGACAAACCTCCGGTATTCAACGGTTAAAAGGTGGGGTGGAAAAGATCGCGCCACTGGAAGCGATGGTGCGCAATACCCGTTCCATGCTCGATGCGGCCCTGAAGAATATCGCCCAGCAACGGGTCATCGATAACGCCCTGCAACTGGGAGCCGTGGAGAAAATTGAGAGTGCAATTACCTTTACCGACGACGATGTAAAGGCAGCTCTTCAGGGGATCGACGTCAGTACCGACCTCACACCAGCGCAATTAAGAGGCTGGAAGTCGCTGATGGCGAAGTACGAAACCCTGAAAGGCACCACCAGTGTCTCACGGGGTGGCAAGCTGGAAACCTACGCGGTGGATGATCCATTGCTGCTGGCCTCCATTCATGACATCGGGCCGGAGCTGCACAGCGGCTTTATGAAACTGGTGGGCATTCCCAGCCAAATAGTCCGGCGCGGTGTCACGGCGATGCCTGCTTACTGGTTCCGCAACCTGATCCGGGATACGCTCTCGACGGCAGTGCATATTGCCCCGGAGGTCAACGGCAAGGTCGTAGGCATGAACCCGCTGGCCGGTGCCATCCGTGGTTTCAGAAAATCCCTGGATGAGGATGACTCCCTGTGGGCGATGAAAATGGCCGGAGGCAGCAGTAGCAGTGGTCACTACCGGAGCAACTACAACAACATCCGTAAGAAGCTCTCCCCAACGGCACAGAAGCGCATTCTGAGCACGCCCGGCAAACTGATCGACTTCTGGGACAGCATTGGCGCCCGGTTCGAGGACTCCAACCGGCTCCACGTTTTTGAACGAGTAAAGGAGGAAGGCGGGTCTACGGCGGAAGCCGCCTATCAATCCCTGGATGTCATGAACTTTACCCGAAAGGGGCAGTGGGGCATTGTTCGTTTTCTGACCCAATCCATCCAGTTCACCAACAGTTTGCTTCAGGGGGTTAACCGGATGTGGCGGGGCGTGAAGCCCGGTGATGAACTGCACTGGAGCGCCTTTTCTGGTGAGGTGCTGACGCGGGGGCTGATGTACGGCTTTGCCTCCTGGCTGCTGGTGCGACTGTTTGAAGACGATGATCGCTACAAGGAACTCAGCACCGACGAAAAGGTGGCCTACCACCACTTCTGGATCGGTGACGGAGAAGACGGCCACTTCCGAATCCCCAAACCGTTCGAGGTAGGGCATATCTTTGCCACCATCCCGGAGTTCCTGTGGCAGGGCATGATGGGCCATGAGGATGCCAAGTGGACAAAGGATGCCATGCTGACTCTGGGAATGGCGATGTTCAATCTGGAATCCACACCTATACCGCAGTTCATCAAACCGATCTGGGAAGTGGGTGAGAACCGCGACCGTTTCCGTAACCGGGATATTGTGCCCATGAGCTTGCAGCACCTGAAGCCGGAAGCCCAGTACGATCCGTACACCAGTGAGACGCTAAAGGAACTGGTGCAGTACCTTCCCGAAGGCGCACCGGAGTGGATGCGCTCCCCGAAAAAACTGAAGCACCTGCTGAAAGGCTATTTCAATGCCTTTGCCACAGGAACGCTGGCGGTGACCGATGAGGTTACCCGACACCTGACCGGAGACGGGGAAAAGCCCGCATGGAACAAACAGGACTACCCAGTGGTCGGTTCCTTCTTTGGTGATCGCATCAAAGGCAGCACCCGTTACACCAACGAGCTGTATGAGATGAACAAGGAGGTGAATGCCATTGCATCGTCCATCAAGCACTATCAGGAAACCGGGGAAGCCCAGAGGGCGAAGGAGATGGAACAGTCGGCCAGTGTCAAACTGAAAAACAAGGCCGGGCTCAATAAGGCCAGCCGGGAGATCAGCAAGCTGCGCAGGGAAGTCCGCAAAGTGATGGAAGACCGAAACATGGATCGAGACACCAAGCGGGAACGGCTCGACCGGCTGAACCAGAAGATCAACCAGGTCGCCACTAATGCAGTGAAGCGCTATCAGAAATAA